TATGATTTGGATAAGAAATGCTCTCCTATTCATTCTGTTATGGTCAGCCCCTTGAAGATTAAGGATACTCACGAAGTcttgatgaatttaaaGTTATGAACTAGCTCACGCTGCGAAGTGTGTATTTATTTGTACaataattgaataattAATTTCCTATCTTTTTACGCAACTTATTTTGTAGTAGCTTTTTATCATGTTGAATCTAGTTTACAATGTTACAGCGCcgttatttttattactcTTTATAAAGAACAGCTTGTTATCATATCATTGTTTTGatatgtaaacaaaagtcCTAAAAATCCGTTTACGGTTTCAGCAGCATAACATTATattctaaaatttaaaacgaCTTGAGATGtgaattactttttatttaacgaATAACTTACAGCTTTTAAGCATATTTTACTCTCATAGTATATTTAGGCTTCGCCTCTTTGAATCTCGCTTTCTATTTTCGTTCCCCCAGGTAGTCTCTACTTTAACCTATACTGCAAGAAACTCAAATAATGGCTTCACAAACCATCCCGAAGTTAAAATCAGTATTATACTGCGATGTTTGTACATTGCCCGTGGAAGTACGTAATAAACAACTtgttttataattatattAACTATGAATGCGTTGTAGTACTGCGAATTTGAGGgcactttaaaaaaatgtaaagaaTGGCTTAAATCATCTCACCCGGACGTTTATGATAAATTGTACGGTGAGCAAGACTTAAGCAAAGACCTTGAAAACACTCTGAATGTTAGCGGAACTAAAGATTCTAATGCAGAAGAACAACCGGCAAAATTGACGAAGGAGGAAAAGCGCGTTGAGCGTGAAGAAGCCAAACGTATGGCATCCAAGGTTTTGATAAAAACCATTGAAAGAactaaaagaaagagagtCACCACAGTTCAAGGTCTTGACGCATTTGGGATCGAAACGAAAAAAGCTGCTAAGATGTTGGCCAACAAGTTCGCGACCGGAGCCAGTGTCACTAAAACAGCTGATAAGAAGGATGAAATTGTTGTACAGGGTGATTTGAATTATgatatatttgattttattttggaaaagttTAAAGAGGTTCCGGAAgacaatattaaaattgtCGAAGATACGAAATCTAAGAAGAAGCAGTaatcttaatttttattttttaaaaatactacTAAGTATGCTATTTTTGGGGCTATTTTATCATAAACTGTCTTGTACAATCTTGTACAACCTAATTTTCTGTTAAATGGTTGCACAGTTAGGATACCggtttttaataatttattgagactcatgttttttaatgtttctatataaaaaatgcctaattatcaatattttacaatttattGCCTGTTGTATTAGTATGATGATTTGAAGTCaccatttgtttacttacATTTCATTGCCAAGGCTATAGAGTAGTATTAGCATTCGTTGTGTATGCCATGAATTTCTTAGcagttaaaaattgaaattgtgTTTCTTTACGCCTTTTTGGACGTTATCAGCATACAAAATAAGGCAGCTTAGTAGTTCATTAAGAAAATGTTGTCTTGAATGTAGgaataaattatattttgacAAAGTAATCGATTCTACAAAGAATGCTGTGATCATTGTCacctttttaaatttgataaaattgatttactATGCAAATAGTTGTAGCTTCATTATTAACT
This region of Schizosaccharomyces pombe strain 972h- genome assembly, chromosome: II genomic DNA includes:
- the tma22 gene encoding mitochondrial translation initiation factor, translated to MASQTIPKLKSVLYCDVCTLPVEYCEFEGTLKKCKEWLKSSHPDVYDKLYGEQDLSKDLENTLNVSGTKDSNAEEQPAKLTKEEKRVEREEAKRMASKVLIKTIERTKRKRVTTVQGLDAFGIETKKAAKMLANKFATGASVTKTADKKDEIVVQGDLNYDIFDFILEKFKEVPEDNIKIVEDTKSKKKQ